The sequence below is a genomic window from Halosolutus gelatinilyticus.
GACGAGTACGAACACTACGAGGCCGTCGTCGTCGGCTGTGGCCCCGGCGGGGCCGCGGCCGCGGCGCGACTGGCCGACCACGGCGTCGAAACGCTCGTCCTGGAACGCGGGACCGAAGCGGGATCGAAGAACGTCTCCGGCGGACTCATCTACGCGGAGGAGTCGGCGCCGTACGCGATCGACGACCTCTTCGACGGCTTCCGCGAGGCGGCCGCGGAACGGCCCGTCACGGACTACTACATCCACAACGTCGCCGGCGACAAGGTCGAGACGTTCGACCTGACCGACCTGCACGAACACGACACCGACTGGTGCGACGCCGTCCTCCGCCGACGGATGGACTCGTGGCTCGAAGAACGGGTTCACGAGAAGACGAGCGAGACGGGCGGCGGCGTGTTGACCAACGTTCGCGTCAACGGCCTGTTGCGCGAAAATGGTGACATAGTGGGGGTCACGTGCGACGAACTCGATCCCATCGAAGCGGACCTGATCGTCGCGGCCGACGGCGTCAACTCCGAACTCGCCCGCGACGCCGGCTTGATGGACTGGGAGGAGCCCGAGGAGTGGTTCCAGGGCGTCAAGGCCGTCGTCGAGATGGATCCCGACGTCGTCAACGACCGATTCTCGATCGGCCCCGACGAGGGCGCCGCCCACCTGTTCTCGGGCGACCTCTTCGAGGACGTTCGCGGCGGCGGCTTCTGCTACACGAACGAGGACTCGCTGTCGATCGGGACCGTGTTCCACCTCGACAGTCTCGTCGAGCAGGAGGCCGAACCCCACGAACTGCTCGACGCCCTGCTCACGCACCCACTGCTGGCCGGGTGGCTCGGCGAGGAGTACCGCGAGCGCGAGTACGCCGCCAAACTGGTTCCGGACTCGAAGAAGGTCGCCCACCCCGAGCCGTACCGCGATCGACTCGTGCTCGTCGGCGACGCCGCCGGCCAGATGCAGGCCCAGGGGCCGATCATCAAGGGAATGAACCACGCCGTCACCGCGGGCGCGCTCGCGGCCGACGCCTTCGCGACCACGCGCGGCACCGCCGATCCGTCCGCCGCGGGGCGGCGATACGCGCAACTGCTCGCGGACTCGGGCACGATGGACAAACTTCGGCCTCGACGGTACCGACTCGCCCGCGCCGTCGGCGAGCGCGACGCCGTCACCGACGCCGTCGAGACCGTGCTCGATTCGCCGATCGGCTCTGTCGCGATCGGCAACCCGATCGCGAAACGCCTCCTCGAGCGGGCGTACAACTCGCCGTTTCTCGTCTCCATGCTGCCGGATACGCGGACCGGCTACGTTACGATCCCGACGATCGTCGGCGAGGAACACGGGAAAACGCTCCACTGGGACAGCGAGGTCGAACCGCCGACGCTCGAGGAACGGATCGGCGAACTCACCTACGACACGGACGTCGGCAACCCGCACATCGAACTCCGCGACGAGTCGTTCGAGGCGAGCGGGGCGGCCGTCTACGCCTGCCCGGTCAGCGCGGACGACTTCGGCGGCGGCTGTTACCGATCGGAGGTAGTCAAGCGCAACGGATCGGAAGAGACCGTCGTCAGCCTCGACACCCAGCCCTGCGTCGAGTGTGGCACCTGCGCGATCGTCGCCGACACGACGTGGGAGCACCCCCGCGGCGGAAAGGGCGTCGAGTACCGCGAGGGGTGACCGTGAGCCGCTACGGGCCGCGGATCGCCGCGCTCGCTCGCCGGGCGGAACGCGATCGCGAAGCCGTCGACCCCTACACCGCGACGGCCGACGAGGCGATCGACTACCTGCGGGAAGGCGCGGGACCGGCCATCTGGCTGTACGTCGAGGGCCGAACCGGCGGGCGGCTGGTCCCGTTCTCCAAAGCCGAATTCGAGGCCCTGGAGCGCGCGATGAACAGGTGGCTCGAGTGTTACGCCTGCTGTCACGGCGTCGAACTCGATGCGGCGTTTACGCTTC
It includes:
- a CDS encoding FAD-dependent monooxygenase, with the translated sequence MTDEYEHYEAVVVGCGPGGAAAAARLADHGVETLVLERGTEAGSKNVSGGLIYAEESAPYAIDDLFDGFREAAAERPVTDYYIHNVAGDKVETFDLTDLHEHDTDWCDAVLRRRMDSWLEERVHEKTSETGGGVLTNVRVNGLLRENGDIVGVTCDELDPIEADLIVAADGVNSELARDAGLMDWEEPEEWFQGVKAVVEMDPDVVNDRFSIGPDEGAAHLFSGDLFEDVRGGGFCYTNEDSLSIGTVFHLDSLVEQEAEPHELLDALLTHPLLAGWLGEEYREREYAAKLVPDSKKVAHPEPYRDRLVLVGDAAGQMQAQGPIIKGMNHAVTAGALAADAFATTRGTADPSAAGRRYAQLLADSGTMDKLRPRRYRLARAVGERDAVTDAVETVLDSPIGSVAIGNPIAKRLLERAYNSPFLVSMLPDTRTGYVTIPTIVGEEHGKTLHWDSEVEPPTLEERIGELTYDTDVGNPHIELRDESFEASGAAVYACPVSADDFGGGCYRSEVVKRNGSEETVVSLDTQPCVECGTCAIVADTTWEHPRGGKGVEYREG